GAGCCGACCCAAATCAATGCGAGCATGGAAACCAAGCGGGTCGAGAATCTGTTTTTTGCTGGTCAGATAAACGGTACGACCGGATACGAAGAAGCCGCCTGCCAGGGCTTTATGGCAGGAGTAAACGCGGTTTTAAAAATTAGAGACGAAAAACCTTTTGTGCTCGAGCGCTCCGAGGCTTACATCGGTGTTCTCATCGACGACCTGGTTACCAAGGGCACGATCGAACCCTATCGCATGTTTACTTCCCGTGCCGAGCACCGGCTGATTTTGCGCCAGGATAATGCGGACTTGCGGCTCATGGATCATGGACGCCGCCTGGGCCTGATTTCAAAAGATGTTTATGAAAAGATGAATTTAAAGCGCACGAGAATTGCCAGCGCTTTAGAGGGTTTGAAAAAATCCAAAGTAACTCCGGAAAGCCTGAACGAAATTCTGGCTCGAGTCGGCACCACGCCTATTTCCCAAAACGAGTATCTTTATAATTTGTTAAAGCGGCCCGAGCTGCACCTTTCTGATTTGGTGGGCTTGATTAAACTTGAAATTCTGGATAACTGCGATGACCCGTCCTGGGAGCAGGTGCAAGAACAAGTCGACCTTGAGATAAAGTACGAGGGCTTCATCCGGAGGCAAAACGAGCAGGCCGAGCGGGTGCGCAAATTAGACTCAAAGATTATTCCGAAAAGTTTTGATTTTCTGTCCATCGCAGCACTCTCCACAGAAGCTCGTGAAAAGCTCAACCGGATTCGACCTCAAACAATTGGCCAGGCGTCGAGAATATCCGGCGTTTCGCCGGCGGACATTTCGATTCTTTTGGTTCACCTGGGCCGCCCACGAGTCGCAAATGTTTCACGTGAAACATAGTTAGCGTCGCCTCGCAGGTCGAAAAAACTCTTACAGAATCAAGGCTTCTTCAAAGAAAGTTTTGGTCTGCCTTTCGAGATTTTGTGAAGGATAAAGACTCACGTATAAAAACAACAAAAGCTTTACCTCAAAACTGGATGAATATTGCAATTGGCCGAAGCGGTATAAGGCTTTGCACGGTCGCCTCATTTTGGGATTCAGTTAAAGAAACTTATGACAGCCATGAATTACGTACCGAGGTTGTTCTTGACGACAACAACTCCAAAACCTATTATGAGCAATTGTTTGCACAAAAAGAGAAAATCGAAAACGAAATGGGCGAACCCTTAAACTGGCATAACCCGACAGATAAACGTGTCTGTAGAATTTACT
The genomic region above belongs to candidate division KSB1 bacterium and contains:
- the mnmG gene encoding tRNA uridine-5-carboxymethylaminomethyl(34) synthesis enzyme MnmG, whose translation is TGGLIEARSVIITAGTFLNGVIHIGEVQYPAGRAGEFSSQGMTECLVELGFESGRLKTGTPPRLDGTSIDFSKTEIQPGDEPPVPFSHQTDSLDLEQMPCHLTYTNSQTHDILRKGFDRSPMFTGRIKSVGPRYCPSVEDKINRFADKEKHQIFLEPEGRNTTEYYVNGFSTSLPEEIQLAGIRSIAGLENAKVTRLGYAVEYDYFEPTQINASMETKRVENLFFAGQINGTTGYEEAACQGFMAGVNAVLKIRDEKPFVLERSEAYIGVLIDDLVTKGTIEPYRMFTSRAEHRLILRQDNADLRLMDHGRRLGLISKDVYEKMNLKRTRIASALEGLKKSKVTPESLNEILARVGTTPISQNEYLYNLLKRPELHLSDLVGLIKLEILDNCDDPSWEQVQEQVDLEIKYEGFIRRQNEQAERVRKLDSKIIPKSFDFLSIAALSTEAREKLNRIRPQTIGQASRISGVSPADISILLVHLGRPRVANVSRET
- a CDS encoding DUF4268 domain-containing protein; protein product: MKDKDSRIKTTKALPQNWMNIAIGRSGIRLCTVASFWDSVKETYDSHELRTEVVLDDNNSKTYYEQLFAQKEKIENEMGEPLNWHNPTDKRVCRIYLRCGADLENRDNWSKQHSWLLEKLELLYKFL